A stretch of DNA from Maridesulfovibrio sp.:
TGACTCCGTAAAGGGCGTGCTGCTGCGTGTGAATTCTCCCGGAGGGACCATTGCGCCTTCCCAGGAGTTGTATCACGCGGTCAAGGCCTTTGCAGAGGTCAAACCCATAGTTGCCTCCTTCGGGACTGTTGCCGCTTCCGGCGGGTACTACGCTGCCGCTCCGGCAACCAAAATACTGGCCAGCGCCGGGTCCATTACCGGCTCCATCGGCGTCAAGGCGGAGTATGCAAGTTTCCGCCAGCTCATGGACAAGCTGGGCGTGGAACCGGTCATAATCACCAGCGGCAAACTCAAGGGCGCGGGATCGCCTTATTCCGAGATTACTCCCGAGCAGCGTGAATATCTTACCGGTCTTATCATGGATATCCACAACCAGTTTGTTGATGATGTGGCCAGAGCACGCAAGCTGGATCGCAAGGATGTTGAAAAGATTGCCGACGGCCGGGCCGTAACCGGGCGTGAAGCCAAGGAACTGGGGCTGGTTGACCGGCTTGGCGGTTTTGAAGACGCTGTCGGACTGCTCAAGGCTCTTTGCGGATTGGAAGGCGATGTCCCGGTTGTTGAAGGTCCGGAGGAGGAGAGGCCGCTTCTAAAGGAAATTCTGGGATACCTCGGCTTTGAACCCAGAGGAACAGCTACCGGAGACGGTCTTATTTTTTCTTTCTGATATCATTTTCTATCTGGGGAGGGGTGTTTCAGCAGAAATTCTCCTTCACAGAATTCCTTCCTTTCATAACCTGTCCCTTCCGACATCAATTTTCTCCGGCGTAGAACCGGGGTGGTGTCATGCCAAATGATTAAGAAATCAAAGGCATGCATAGTGTATTGTTGCGAAAAATTATCATGGGTTCAGAGCACCTAAATTAACAATATAGATGTTTGATAAATAGTTTATAATAGAGTAAGTGCTTGTTGGGGATTTTGCATATCAATCCGCGGAGGGGCGGCGTGATGAAAAAGATTATTGTCCTGACGGCATTTGTTTTGAGCCTTTTTTCTCCTTTCATTAAGACTGGAAATGCGGAAATTTTCCGTGTCCTGTCTTATTCCAGCAGCTATCCGCCGTACTCTTTCAAAGAAGGCAGTTCCGAAACCGGTATTATACGGGATTTGTTCAAGGCTCTTGCAAAGGAGACCGGTGATATTTTCAAGTTCATTGATGTCCCTTTCAACAGGGGGCAATATCAGTTTGATAACGGAAAAATAGATATTGAACCCATGTGCAATCCTGCATGGAGGAAAAAGTCTTCAGTTCAGGGGCTATACAGTATCCCCTTCGCAACTTCCGATGAAATTCTCCTGTTCAATGCAGATAAATACACCCCCACCTACTCTCCGGATGATTTAATAGGCAAGACCGTCGGCACTGTCAGGGGATATAGTTACTTAGTATACGGACCGTATTTTGAGGATGGGCGTATAAGGAGCTATCCGATGGAGAATGACGGCAAGCTTATACAGATGCTGGTTGCAGGACGTCTGGATCAGGCCATTCTGGACAAGGAATATGCCCAGTATCAGATAAAAAAAGAAAATTTGCAGGGTAAGCTTGTCGCAGAAAAACCGTTTGTTGCCATTGATATGATGATGCGCGTCCATCCTGATAAAAAGGATGCACTTCCCCGTTTAAATAAAGCCCTTCAAAAGCTTATAAGTAATGGAACAATCGAAGGTATTTATGATCGGTACAGGTAAAATAGGTTTGGTGTCAGACGCGGGAGGATCGTCCTTACTATTCCAGTTTATCTAAGCCTGCTGTTGAGACTCCCTCGCTTCTGTGGAAAAGTCATCGACATTATCGGAATCAGCCCCGCTGAATATTTTACGGAATCCTGCGGGGCTGTTGCATGTATTATTTCGGCTGCAGGTTTTCGCTGCTGCCCAAAGCGAGGAGTTCCACCCAGTCGAGGGCGAAATTGAGACATTCTTCTTCATCGGTCAGGATAGCCTGCTGACGTTCTTCGGAAACATCGAGGCGGGAGAATACATTCATGTCTTTTATGAAATTGGTGAAGTTGTCCACCTGATAGAGAGCCAGAAAGGCCATGTTCAGCTTTCTTTCGTCAAGAACGGCTCCGGCCTGGTGTGTACGGTTCATGATGCGCATGTAACGGTCGTTTACAGCATTGTATGCCTCCAGCCCCTGATCCTTGAGCCACTCATCGCTGGTCCATTCCTTTTTTTCCTCAAACCCGCGGCAATGCGGCTCCTGAACGATGAAAAACTGTTCTATCACCTCTCCGTTCTCGCCCATGCGGGAGGCCCGTCCGAGGGGATAGGTGCGGCATGCACCGGGACGGTTTTCATACACGGAG
This window harbors:
- the sppA gene encoding signal peptide peptidase SppA; this encodes MKNPKKGFSVRHPFLFGLSLLFMAVALIWGATAFFHGSSGLFGSGRIGIVNIQGTITESLPAVKFLRELRRDDSVKGVLLRVNSPGGTIAPSQELYHAVKAFAEVKPIVASFGTVAASGGYYAAAPATKILASAGSITGSIGVKAEYASFRQLMDKLGVEPVIITSGKLKGAGSPYSEITPEQREYLTGLIMDIHNQFVDDVARARKLDRKDVEKIADGRAVTGREAKELGLVDRLGGFEDAVGLLKALCGLEGDVPVVEGPEEERPLLKEILGYLGFEPRGTATGDGLIFSF
- a CDS encoding transporter substrate-binding domain-containing protein, coding for MKKIIVLTAFVLSLFSPFIKTGNAEIFRVLSYSSSYPPYSFKEGSSETGIIRDLFKALAKETGDIFKFIDVPFNRGQYQFDNGKIDIEPMCNPAWRKKSSVQGLYSIPFATSDEILLFNADKYTPTYSPDDLIGKTVGTVRGYSYLVYGPYFEDGRIRSYPMENDGKLIQMLVAGRLDQAILDKEYAQYQIKKENLQGKLVAEKPFVAIDMMMRVHPDKKDALPRLNKALQKLISNGTIEGIYDRYR
- a CDS encoding YkgJ family cysteine cluster protein; the encoded protein is MSEQDQTQEFLNSLPELEPGKTFGFACHPQVRCFNACCGDLNLMLTPYDVLRLRRALGHDSKKFIHNHADISRTPGTGFPMCRLRMLDNAKRSCPFVRAEGCSVYENRPGACRTYPLGRASRMGENGEVIEQFFIVQEPHCRGFEEKKEWTSDEWLKDQGLEAYNAVNDRYMRIMNRTHQAGAVLDERKLNMAFLALYQVDNFTNFIKDMNVFSRLDVSEERQQAILTDEEECLNFALDWVELLALGSSENLQPK